A portion of the Juglans microcarpa x Juglans regia isolate MS1-56 chromosome 1D, Jm3101_v1.0, whole genome shotgun sequence genome contains these proteins:
- the LOC121252289 gene encoding PH, RCC1 and FYVE domains-containing protein 1-like, with the protein MQIRTSSGDGFRFSVSSNPSSSSGGSGPDDIESLGDIYVWGEVLSDGISHDGSMSQISTKTDVLTPKPLESNVVLDVHQIACGVRHVALVTRQGEVFTWGEESGGRLGHGIDKDYSRPHLVEFLAVTNVDFVSCGEYHTCAVSTSGDLYTWGDGTHNAGLLGHGTDASHWIPKRVTGPLEGLQVLSVACGTWHSALATSNGKLFTFGDGTYGVLGHGDRESVSYPKEVQSLSGLKTIKIACGVWHTAAIVEVIGQTSANVSSKKLFTWGDGDKHRLGHGSKDTYLLPTCVSSLIDYNFHQLACGHTLTVGLTTSGHVFTMGDTAYGQLGNPTSDGRVPCLVQDKLVGEFVEEISCGANHVAVLTSRSEVYTWGRGANGRLGHGNTEDRKYPTLVEALKDRHVKNIYCGSNFTSSICIHKWVSGADQSVCSGCRQAFGFTRKRHNCYNCGLVHCHACSSRKALKAALAPTPGKPHRVCDACYAKLKSAEVGYTSHTNRKTRVPRRSVDSRERLDWVEARSSRVLLSPTTEPVKYHEIKSRSPGTRSDSPSIVRASQVPSLLQLKDIAFPSSFSALQNALKPVRPSPPHLHMNSRPASPYSRKPSPPRSGTPPFSRSLIDGLRKTNELLNQEVSKLQNDVRYLKQKCDAQDVELKNLHRNARQAASLAKEESSKYRVARELVKSVAEQLKEVIEKVPPEVSDSETFKAMHSQAEAFLNTTETSDISSSLPEDLESDQQYASHITSSLNGSSKMRDKMTHGHADIARVMEDGRNILQGSNRPSVSNSRGALSLPSSETGSRLPGSSTMRNEEKEIIEQFEPGVYVTVILLRDGTKIFKRVRFSKRRFDEHQAEEWWSKNKDRVVRRYSPTASPTLTGSSSTPAPADDEGSSSTPAPADQENNKASESSQTN; encoded by the exons ATGCAAATAAGAACAAGTTCTGGAGATGGTTTTCGTTTTAGTGTTTCCAGCAATCCTAGTAGTTCTAGTGGAGGATCTGGACCAGATGACATAGAATCATTGGGAGATATTTACGTATGGGGGGAAGTATTGAGTGACGGGATTTCACATGATGGTTCTATGAGTCAAATTTCCACAAAAACTGATGTTCTTACTCCTAAGCCCTTGGAGTCTAATGTTGTTCTTGATGTTCACCAGATTGCTTGTGGTGTGCGACATGTTGCTCTTGTAACAAGGCAAGGTGAGGTTTTTACCTGGGGAGAGGAATCCGGAGGTAGGCTTGGTCATGGGATTGATAAAGACTATAGCCGCCCCCATCTTGTTGAGTTCCTAGCAGTTACTAATGTAGATTTTGTTTCATGTGGAGAGTATCATACTTGTGCTGTATCTACATCTGGTGATTTGTATACTTGGGGTGATGGTACCCATAATGCTGGACTTCTTGGTCATGGAACAGATGCTAGCCATTGGATACCTAAAAGGGTTACTGGTCCATTAGAAGGACTTCAGGTTTTATCTGTTGCATGTGGGACATGGCATTCAGCATTAGCAACTTCCAATGGAAAATTGTTCACATTTGGTGATGGAACATATGGAGTTTTGGGACATGGAGACCGCGAGAGTGTTTCATATCCCAAGGAGGTACAATCATTGAGTGGACTGAAGACTATTAAGATTGCTTGTGGAGTATGGCATACTGCAGCCATTGTAGAGGTTATCGGCCAGACTAGTGCAAATGTTTCGTCTAAAAAGTTGTTCACCTGGGGTGACGGTGACAAACACCGTTTGGGCCATGGAAGCAAGGACACTTATCTTCTTCCCACCTGTGTCTCTTCACTTATTGACTATAACTTCCACCAGCTTGCTTGTGGACATACACTGACTGTTGGCCTTACTACATCTGGTCATGTGTTTACCATGGGTGACACTGCATATGGTCAGCTCGGCAATCCAACCTCTGATGGAAGGGTACCTTGCTTGGTACAAGATAAATTGGTTGGTGAATTTGTTGAAGAAATATCTTGTGGGGCAAATCATGTTGCTGTCCTTACATCTAGAAGTGAAGTATACACTTGGGGGAGAGGTGCCAATGGAAGATTGGGACATGGGAACACAGAAGACCGGAAATATCCAACACTAGTTGAAGCCTTAAAAGATAGGCAtgtaaagaatatatattgtggctcaaactTTACTTCAAGTATATGCATCCATAAATGGGTCTCTGGAGCAGACCAATCCGTTTGCTCTGGTTGTCGGCAAGCATTTGGTTTTACCAGAAAGAGGCACAATTGTTATAATTGTGGACTGGTGCATTGCCATGCTTGTAGTTCAAGAAAGGCATTGAAAGCAGCATTGGCTCCAACTCCTGGCAAACCCCATCGTGTATGTGATGCTTGCTATGCAAAACTTAAAAGTGCTGAGGTTGGTTACACTTCTCACACAAATAGAAAAACTAGAGTCCCTCGCCGTTCAGTAGATTCCAGGGAAAGATTAGATTGGGTAGAGGCAAGGTCGTCGAGGGTTTTGCTGTCTCCCACTACAGAACCAGTCAAATACCATGAGATCAAGTCCAGAAGTCCTGGAACTAGATCTGATTCTCCTTCTATTGTGCGGGCTTCTCAGGTTCCATCACTGTTACAACTGAAAGATATTGCATTTCCAAGTTCGTTCAGTGCTCTTCAAAATGCTTTGAAGCCTGTTAGGCCATCACCACCTCATCTCCACATGAACTCAAGACCTGCTTCACCATACTCGAGGAAACCAAGCCCTCCACGCTCTGGCACTCCCCCATTCTCTAGGAGTCTTATTGATGGTCTCAGGAAGACAAATGAACTACTGAATCAAGAAGTCTCGAAGTTGCAAAACGAT GTTAGATATTTGAAGCAAAAGTGCGATGCACAAGATGTGGAGCTCAAGAATTTACATAGAAATGCTAGACAAGCTGCTTCATTAGCTAAAGAGGAATCTTCCAAGTATAGAGTAGCAAGGGAACTTGTCAAGTCTGTTGCAGAACAG TTGAAGGAAGTGATAGAAAAGGTGCCTCCAGAGGTTTCTGACAGTGAAACCTTTAAAGCCATGCATTCTCAAGCTGAAGCTTTTCTAAACACAACTGAAACATCTGATATATCTTCGTCTCTGCCTGAAGACTTAGAGTCTGACCAACAATACGCATCTCATATAACATCCTCCCTCAATGGGTCTTCTAAGATGCGAGATAAAATGACCCATGGCCATGCAGATATAGCAAGAGTAATGGAGGATGGGAGAAATATTCTTCAGGGGAGTAATAGACCATCTGTTTCTAACTCAAGAGGTGCTCTATCTCTGCCAAGCTCTGAAACTGGCTCAAGATTGCCTGGATCTTCAACAATGaggaatgaagaaaaagaaatcattgaacAATTTGAACCCGGTGTTTATGTTACAGTCATTCTACTTCGAGATGGTACTAAAATTTTTAAGCGAGTGAGATTCAG TAAACGAAGGTTTGACGAGCACCAGGCAGAGGAATGGTGGAGTAAAAACAAAGATAGAGTAGTTAGGAGATACAGTCCAACAGCAAGCCCTACTTTAACGGGATCATCTAGCACTCCAGCACCTGCTGATGATGAAGGATCATCTAGCACTCCAGCACCTGCTGATCAGGAAAATAATAAGGCATCAGAATCTTCCCAAACTAATTAG